Proteins encoded in a region of the Vitis riparia cultivar Riparia Gloire de Montpellier isolate 1030 chromosome 7, EGFV_Vit.rip_1.0, whole genome shotgun sequence genome:
- the LOC117917419 gene encoding UV-B-induced protein At3g17800, chloroplastic isoform X2 — protein MLIHSNQTSYFKVLTYLSIFLNTRRIAELKERECQIAVEDVMYLLIFYKFSEIRVHLVPRLSRCIYNGRLEIWPARDWALECIHNFEVLEMIKEHLTTVLGWKPKSNVTENWATTQIRRFQLGQIYAASILYGYFLKSASLRHHLEMSLVHTHHDLPSSTVSGFWSYGLKDLFLGPNCSSQPTSLGEASSRQEEKEEKKLRCYVMGFDPDTLQRCAKLKSKEAVNLVEKHSCALFGDEKTGLLETDDVISTSFSSMKRLVLEAVAFGSFLWDTEEYVGSVYNLKEN, from the coding sequence AACTTCATACTTCAAAGTTTTGACATACTTATCAATATTTCTTAACACCAGGAGGATTGCAGAACTGAAAGAGCGTGAGTGCCAAATTGCTGTTGAGGACGTCATGTATTTGCTAATATTTTACAAGTTCTCTGAGATCAGAGTCCATTTGGTCCCAAGGCTCTCTAGATGCATTTACAATGGCAGACTAGAGATATGGCCTGCAAGGGACTGGGCGCTCGAGTGCATTCATAACTTTGAAGTACTAGAAATGATAAAGGAACATCTCACCACTGTCCTTGGCTGGAAACCAAAATCTAATGTCACCGAAAATTGGGCCACAACCCAGATCAGACGGTTCCAGCTTGGCCAAATCTATGCTGCTTCAATCTTGTACGGGTACTTTCTGAAGTCTGCCTCCTTGCGGCACCACTTGGAAATGAGTCTTGTTCATACCCACCATGATCTTCCTTCAAGCACTGTTTCAGGGTTCTGGTCCTATGGATTGAAGGATCTTTTCCTCGGTCCCAATTGCAGTTCACAGCCCACATCACTGGGAGAAGCCTCAAGTAGGCAggaggaaaaagaggaaaaaaaactaaGGTGTTATGTCATGGGCTTTGACCCAGACACACTGCAGAGATGTGCAAAGCTGAAAAGCAAGGAGGCTGTGAATCTGGTGGAGAAGCATAGCTGTGCCCTATTTGGGGACGAGAAGACAGGTTTGCTGGAAACGGATGATGTGATCTCAACCTCGTTTTCAAGCATGAAGAGGTTGGTTTTGGAGGCTGTTGCATTTGGATCTTTTCTTTGGGACACTGAAGAATACGTGGGCAGTGTGTATAATCTGAAGGAGAACTGA